GCTATGGTACCCATATCACACTAAGCTCGTTGATAAAGTGAGTTGGTAGGTAGctcttatcactacatagtataacaaagtcgcttcccgctgtctgtccctatgtatgcttagatctttaaaactacgcaacggattttgatgtggtttttagggttccgtacctcaaaaagaaaaaacggaaccttaataggatcactcgtgcgtctgtctgtctgtctgtccatccgtctgtcacagcctattttctccgaaactactggaccaattaagttgaaatttggcacacatatgtaagtttatgacccaaagatggacatgtaacgtaaacaaatgaattttaaacatggaggccatttttgggtggtaaatgagaaaatagaaaataaagttaattaaataaattcgcaactcgtgtcaatttaaaacactcccttcggtcgtgtttcaatttatcgccactcgttgcaaatatcctacttttcgcacttgtatcgtaatgtactaggTATTTTACTCTATCCTCCCCAACCCCAATTAAGTTTTGACTTTTTGTCAATTTGATAGAGTTAAATTTAAGCTAGCAAAATTTGATACCTACCCGGTACCCGGTCATCAGAAGGCAATATTTTAAACTGACTTTAAAAAGGAGGGTGGCTTTCCCCAAAAAACGTCCTCATTATGTGTTTCTAACATTTCGTTTGTCATACAGGAATCAGAGGAGGAGACAGCGACGAACAACGCTCAAGAAGACGTCTACACCGAAGTTGTATACCTTGAGCACGAGGAGAGCCCTAAAAGAGCTCCAAAACCCGCCGAAAAACCAAGCAAACCAAAACAATACATAGAAAGACGCACCAAAAAGCGGAGAATAAGTTCTTCCTCCGATGACGAACCactaaaatacaagaaaaaaagtAACGACGATGAAATCGAGCAATTTGGGAAATACATAACATGTCTACTGAGAAAAATTCCTCAAGATACTAGCATGGAATTACAGATGGAAATTGTGAGTTTGATAATGAAAAAACAGTTGGAGCGAAGGAGAAACGAAACGTCAGTTTCGGCAAGGGAAAGCAAGATGGCGGCCGTCGAAACTGCCGATGGTGGGTGTCAAACCGCGTTTGAGATTAAGATAAGAGATGAGAAGAGTTTAAGCAATGGATATTCGTATAGTATTGAGAAAATTGTGAACGATGAAACGGTGGCAGAGTAACgtataaaaactataaattaatataagttaATACAAAGTATTAATGAGCCAAGACTTTttaacatatctttgtatgtatttatttttattagaattAAATGTTCtgccaaaaaatttttttcttaagatcatatttttaaagtttttaacctACTTaggatttttcacctcagcagctcgaacaagggtactttgctacttaaaaacagtgagcaaaatcgcattttgctcactgagtgagacaaaatgagcaatttttaagtagcaaagtacccttgttcgagctgctgaggtgaaaatttaattgttggtatatcttaagaaaacatgagtgaatagaggtaagtgatgaagaaggaatacatttttcgggttctctaatatgttctcactgctgaggtgaaaaatgttgtgtactacacgagatcaaagttatttacatctcgtgcgcttttgagtcccttactacgctcaagattctaaattatagaatctttcgcttgcacgggactcaaaataagcactcgaagaaatatcaaactttgatctcttgttgtacaaataactattttttaattctGATGACCGCTGGATGAATGGCtagaggaaaaaaaaacatcctgtTTATAAGAGCATCCATCTCTatgttgttattttatttagtccATACATTATTGGAAACAAgtagttatattttaattatttccttGAGACGGCTGAgtagaataaataaattcaagcgATCCACAGTTAGCCACACTAGTCGCTCGCACCACAAATCATAATACACTTACACGTGGGGTCATTTTGAGTTCTAATCACTTCTATCGTTATTCCAGTTCGTTAGTCcggaacagggatgttgcggatgcagattttttgacatccgcggatgcggatgcggatgtcaagattaggtacttagaaaacgttaaatattacatttttagtattttttttattaaaaaacgaaacgtttagtatttgagcaagaatataggtgcgttatatttaataatataagttataaacttcgccgacttttctggatctagacgatttcgttataggtaatgacgaaattacctagcacttacgccgccgctaagacgttcctgtaccggcatgttcgacatccgcataagctccgcatcgattttatgcggatgcggatgcagatgcggatgttgaaaataatgcggaagttccgcggttgcggatgcggatgttcgcaacatccctggtccggAATCAAGAGGTTTTTTACTTCAATAGTATTGAGGATCAGTCCCATGCCCTGTCCAATCCGCAAACTGTGCGTCCTTGATCACTTTCAAAATATCTATTTTAGCTTGTATCCGCAAATGGTCCGGTATCTTACGAAACTCTTTCACCAAAGACAAGAAAAACAACTGTTCTTCGTCTTCCGTATTAATATCGCTATCTCTGTCTTGCGTTCTCTCTCTCTTATTATTAGACGTCCCAGATTCGCCGTCCGAGAAAGGATCAACAAGAATTTCAATTTTCTTCTTTTTATATACCCGATTGACAGCTGCCAGTGGGTCGTCGTCATCGTTATGTATAACTTCGTTTTTTATTTCGGCAACGTTAATAACGTTATTTGAGTCTTTGCTAGATGCGACGTCGGCTAAAAACATGAGGTGGTCGTAGAACGCGTATTGCGTTACTTTTTTCTTGTCGCTGCCAGGCTTGGTTCTTGCTTTGTGGGTTTTAACGAAGCAGTCTCGTATGTTCCTCCATTTTTTCTGAAGATGCACGCCTGCAGGAAAagaaacttatttagcaaaggTAACGTGAAGGTAAGGTAAAGTAGCCGACGTAGCCCTGACAGCCGCTAAGCTtaaatgggactgggccggaCACATCTGCCGTATGCCAaacgacttgtgggccaaggAAACTACTGAATGGACACCGAACATAGTGCGGCGTAGCGGCACAGGCCTCGAAGGAGATGGTGGcacgatcttgacgtctttcggGAAGATTGGCCTAATATTGCCCTAGAACGAGACGCAtggaagaaagagagggaggcctttgcccagcagtgggacacaacaggctaacaaataaataaataaataaaataacgtgACAATGGGCGGAATTAGGGGGACAGCTAAAGGTTTCCAGAGGTTCGTCATAAAAggaacgggtctctattgtttcccaaaaagtattgtttgcccgcattttcgtgcTTAATTGCCACCAGCATGGAATAAAAATATGCCCGTATCGGGATTCAAACCCAAGACTTCGTCAGCAGAGTTAGTATTAAAATTAGGGATccgaaccggttttttgcaataaCTTCGATATATAACCatttttttcgaattattttataggtactagaaATGTAGGGTTCAGTTGTAtctttaggtaacgacttcgtattattagattgcccaattagaaatgaaatttataagtaattagcaaagaacgaaaaaattacgttttcgttcccatacaaaaaaataccgatatccgatccctgattgaAATACCGTATTTTCTACTTACAAACTCTTTTCCTCTCCTCCCTCGTCAGGGCCTCATCCGCAGCGTACTGGTCCACCAACTCGTTCCACGCCTGCAACTTCAGTTCCCTGTCCACATAGTCTGGGCATTTAGAGTTCCAGATCGTAGGCCGGTTCCTTATCTCGTTTATAAACTTTTCCGTGTCGAAATCCATCGCTTTAATCAACAGCTTGCCCTAAATAAGTCCATAAGTCCTGTCTCACGATTTCAAGGCTTTTTGTAATGTTACAAAACTAAAACGTTACAAATTAGTGAAATGGCTGCGTGCGACACACAATCCGTAAACGTTATCAGGTACGTTACGAAAATACCTTATCTATCGGCCAGTATGCAAGTTTTGCTCTTGTCAACATGTAAtacatgtatacatattttagagCACTGTCCACGTGAATATTTTTGACACAAACataatgaatgacataaatCACTTCACGACTTGCGAGCaataacgttaagtaacgttacgaAAGTACGTTATTGTTATCAACGCGGTATGTCCATAAAGTTGGTTTTCGTTTAAATTCTTCATTTGGTTTCACTctggtatttaaaaaatctttgaaagccaataattatttaataaaattaattattaatgctCTCGACATTATCTTCTCTTGCAAATATATATCCAACATACTTCGCCATGCGTTTCAATGTTATTTCAACAGTCTTTGggatatacaaacagcaacacttaactgtccatcggtggaccttatccCTTTTGTAATACGGTTTACGACctatcagttaacagtgtgggcgatggtacctacAGAGGTGAACCATACGCCTTTACTTTAAGGTTTACATTTGTCTAAAGTTGTCTACGAAGGAGAACACACAACACAATGTGTCCAAACTATAGATTTCTAGTTTTTTCGAGTGATATGTTTTTTGACCGCTTtcgtatattttgactaattttgaCACACACACCCGGAGTCGGCGACGGGTAGCCGTCTACTAACGCGACGTTGCGAGGTCCGGGCGGCGGTTGGCCGCAAGCGGAGTCGGCAGGCGGGTcggttatcaacttatcacgcGGTTCCCGCAGAGCGGAACGGCGATATAGACCGTCTCGCTTGGACCGGAGGGGCGTGCGGGAACCGGGAACCGACGCGTATCGTGAGAAccgccgctttttagggttccgtacccgaagaGTGAAAACGGgacactattactaagacttcgctgtccgtccgtccgtctgtcaccaggctgtatctcatgaaccgggatagctagacagttgaaattttcacagatgatgtatttttgttgccgctataagtgctataacaacaaatattaaaaaacagaataaaataaatatttaagggggctcccatacaacaaacgtgatttttttgtcgtttttattagggttccgtagccaaatgccaaaaaacggaacccttatagattcgtcatgtctgtctgtctgtccgtctgtatgtcacagccacttttttccgaaactataagaactatactgttgaaacttggtaagtagatgtattctgtgaaccgcattaagattttcacacaaaataaatgcaaacttccaccgaaaattggtttgaacgaggtctagtaagtagtttttttttaatacgtcataaatcccctgaatacggaacccttcatgggcgagtccgactcgcacttggccgctttttatagataatggtacggaacccttcgtgcgcgagtccgactcgcacttggccgattttattGGTaggcagcaatagttgctaagcgggcgaggtgttcaaaattatcttgacgcgactttattgttaatggctcctctacgcgatgggccaacgccggccactccaagggacgcagccatgcggtagaatgagataggaATATcccttgctccctctaacgcataaatgcgtcccttggagtggccggcgttggcccatcgtgtagaggagccataagagaataagcgccacttgcaccaacccactaacccggggttaaccgattaaaccgataacacagtgtcaaattgtactggtaatcatggtaaccccaaattgaatattaaaggaaaaaaatggAAAGAtatacgcttccggcaggacttgaacccgcaacctccgcaatcagtttgttataaaattgaaccatggtaactccaagacttaaccggttaaccccgggttagttaaTGGTGCAAGTGTCCCTAAGAGGTTTCCACTCAGCTTGGTATCAAGGCACCTTATGAATaccttgacgctggtcttccgtggaaacccttccAAAAAACGCAAGTTCGTAATGTTCGTACATCTAACTAATCTAATCCtaattaagggccacttgcaccattcactaacccggcgttaaccggttaaagctggagttaccatggttaccagtacaatttgacactgggaggtttaaccggttaatctcgggttagtgggacggTACAAGTGCCGCTAagagataaaaataatatatttattttatattgtgaGATCAGCCACTAatacgtaatggtacggaacccttcgtgcgcgagtccgacacgcacttggtcggtttttattATGTAGCAATACAGGGTGATTGGAAATTCGCCGTATTCCTTGAAACGGCGAATTTCCAATCATCCTGtataatctatctaatctaatacctttaaacgagcaattcttgtatactcttatttatttatttataattatgtataatatttcgggtatctcgggaacggctctaacgatttgctatatgggggttttcgggggcgaaaaatcgatctagctaggttttatctctgggaaaacgcgcgttttttagtttttatatgttgtcTGAGCAAAACTCTGTCTCCCAGAGATtaattgaataaatgacacaaCACCCTCATTCCGTAGCCGTACGCAATAAAAAGATGAATAACTGAATATAGGCCACACGATAGCCGCAGATAAGCCGGTTGTTTTTCACCATATCCAACCGTTATTGAGACCGGTTACGGCCGGTTTCTGATAGAGTAGGTATTCAAGTACTAGCTCTAGAGctagataggtacctaggtacggGCTTTCGAATTCACAATTCACACGTTGTAAAGTGCAAAATCTAAAAACACCCTGTAcagcaggggtcaccaaattgcggaccgccgacctattttattatttttgcttaTTAAACTCAAGGTCAAACGGACCgcgattttattttaagaatcgGACCACCGAATAAACTAATTAGTGACCCCTGCTGTATAGTGTAACTATTAGcgtattagcgacccgccccggcttcggacgggttaacaaattatacatgaaccttcctcttgaatcactatctattaaaaaaaaccgcatcaatatccgttgcgtagttttaa
The DNA window shown above is from Cydia amplana chromosome 25, ilCydAmpl1.1, whole genome shotgun sequence and carries:
- the LOC134659614 gene encoding uncharacterized protein LOC134659614, yielding MDFDTEKFINEIRNRPTIWNSKCPDYVDRELKLQAWNELVDQYAADEALTREERKRVCVHLQKKWRNIRDCFVKTHKARTKPGSDKKKVTQYAFYDHLMFLADVASSKDSNNVINVAEIKNEVIHNDDDDPLAAVNRVYKKKKIEILVDPFSDGESGTSNNKRERTQDRDSDINTEDEEQLFFLSLVKEFRKIPDHLRIQAKIDILKVIKDAQFADWTGHGTDPQYY